In one Amyelois transitella isolate CPQ chromosome 22, ilAmyTran1.1, whole genome shotgun sequence genomic region, the following are encoded:
- the LOC106139894 gene encoding CCR4-NOT transcription complex subunit 10 codes for MANNKDREEPVVQAKQCYSKKDFSGTLIHLNELENLVGTNHKRVQHNKAVVEFMASDMKNLDKFKKAIALLTGLNFPDIELKEWNSPFLIYNYAVVLYHSRYYYQCTVLLEKLLSSKNIKDAKLQQQAILLLLEATLCRRTYDKTLEVAKTYGDILKSNNEVSDLFERLVNRAQLLLGQKIKLKLKGDFIENIFIIAQQQYLNGDVKEAADTLGQYKTLKHNYNLKTQGEDIWAAINNNLGVIYLSIKKPFLASKYFQHAVKEHFKAMESNDSERLISCRDRPLYVFNLGLALLAANNSEGAFECLVEAARHYPNNPRIWMHLAECCVKKCCGEEVQQYTVKKLGSGSHTRILLARENKEKYSTSGESFAIPSLSLEFAALCLRNAITLLPSQDSTAENSGFLIQAPPGPPINMKQRNELKNSTLVLQSYVLLNLQDPLSALMSANELLSQPDVSSSHKAWAHIYAAEALINLDRITDAVEHLQPPMIHDLVSVMPCQMRDMIAVSVWAKAAVCHILRGDLVTARKILLQINSPRVLPLQMYLEICTGNIENCHTILKKLRFASASP; via the coding sequence atggctAATAACAAAGACCGTGAGGAACCTGTTGTTCAGGCGAAGCAATGTTATTCAAAGAAAGACTTCTCAGGGACACTTATACACTTAAATGAACTTGAAAATCTGGTGGGAACCAACCATAAACGTGTGCAGCATAATAAGGCGGTTGTCGAATTCATGGCTAGTGACATGAAGAATCTAGACAAGTTTAAGAAGGCTATAGCTTTGCTCACAGGACTGAACTTCCCAGACATCGAACTCAAAGAATGGAACTCACCATTTCTGATATATAATTACGCTGTCGTTTTATACCATTCAAGGTACTACTACCAATGCACTGTGTTACTTGAAAAACTTCTCAgttccaaaaatattaaagatgcTAAGCTTCAACAACAAGCTATCCTATTGTTGCTAGAAGCGACACTCTGTCGGAGAACCTATGATAAGACTTTAGAAGTTGCTAAAACATATGGAGATATATTGAAGAGTAATAATGAAGTATCTGATTTATTTGAAAGACTTGTAAACAGGGCTCAGCTTTTACTAGggcaaaaaattaaactgaaGTTGAAAGGTGATTTCATAGAGAATATATTCATAATTGCACAGCAACAATATCTCAATGGAGACGTGAAGGAAGCTGCAGACACACTTGGGCAATACAAAACgttaaaacataattacaatttgaaaACTCAAGGTGAAGATATTTGGGCCGCTATTAACAATAACCTTGGTGTTATATATTTGTCCATCAAGAAACCATTTTTGGCATCTAAGTACTTTCAGCATGCAGTGAAAGAGCACTTCAAAGCCATGGAGAGTAATGACAGTGAAAGACTGATATCTTGCAGAGATCGACCACTCTATGTCTTCAATTTGGGACTTGCACTACTTGCAGCAAATAACTCTGAAGGAGCTTTTGAATGTCTCGTAGAGGCAGCACGTCACTACCCTAACAACCCTCGAATATGGATGCATTTAGCTGAATGTTGTGTTAAAAAATGTTGCGGGGAAGAGGTCCAGCAGTATACTGTCAAAAAACTTGGAAGTGGTTCACACACTCGTATTTTGTTGGCTAGAGAGAACAAGGAGAAATATTCTACTTCTGGAGAATCATTCGCTATACCGTCACTATCTCTAGAATTTGCCGCTTTGTGTTTACGTAATGCCATCACTTTGTTGCCGAGTCAGGATTCAACTGCTGAGAATTCAGGGTTTCTCATTCAGGCTCCACCAGGCCCACCTATTAACATGAAACAGAGGAATGAACTAAAAAACTCAACATTAGTTTTGCAAAGCTACGTGTTGTTAAACCTACAGGATCCATTATCAGCTTTGATGAGTGCTAATGAGCTTCTGAGTCAACCAGATGTGTCTAGTAGTCACAAAGCTTGGGCCCATATTTATGCAGCTGaagcattaattaatttagacAGAATAACTGATGCTGTGGAACACCTGCAGCCACCAATGATTCACGACTTGGTATCTGTAATGCCATGTCAAATGAGAGACATGATTGCTGTATCTGTTTGGGCAAAAGCTGCCGTCTGTCATATATTGAGGGGTGATTTGGTGACTGCTAGAAAAATATTGCTTCAGATTAACTCACCGAGGGTGTTGCCACTACAAATGTATTTGGAAATTTGTACGGGGAACATTGAGAACTGTCACACTATACTAAAGAAGCTCAGATTTGCTAGTGCATCTCCTTGA
- the LOC106139902 gene encoding ribonuclease P protein subunit p29: MSKNGTANKESTEAVINFLKTNIPKSDVPKVEAELKKDFVLAKTKSKDQKKKKKPKKKKIHSLTRKEKTALGFYKIPRNSVKYNEILSLNNIWEDYMSQIIETNRQVPHVNSKSWDNYTQTIYKADYHGSRMHVVRSKCPSYVGKSGICIMDTKNTFKIVSQDDKVTTLPKKECVFQIFLKNFKITIFGKHLCARPAERSTKKIKSILHPDLL; the protein is encoded by the coding sequence ATGTCTAAAAATGGAACTGCCAATAAGGAAAGTACAGAGGCAGTTATAAACTTTCTCAAAACTAACATACCCAAATCTGATGTTCCCAAAGTGGAAGCAGAGTTAAAGAAAGACTTTGTCCTAGcgaaaacaaaaagtaaagaccagaagaagaaaaagaaacctAAGAAGAAAAAGATTCATAGCCTCACTAGAAAAGAGAAGACAGCATTAgggttttataaaataccaaGAAACAGTGTAAAATACAATGAAATTCTATCTCTGAACAATATCTGGGAAGACTATATGAGTCAGATTATAGAGACGAACAGGCAAGTCCCACATGTAAATAGTAAAAGTTGGGATAATTATACACAAACTATCTACAAAGCTGATTATCATGGCAGCCGCATGCATGTAGTAAGATCAAAATGTCCTAGTTATGTTGGTAAATCTGGGATATGTATAATGGACACgaaaaacacatttaaaattgtttctcAAGATGATAAGGTTACTACATTACCGAAGAAGGAGTGTGtgtttcaaatatttctgaagaattttaaaattacaatatttggAAAACATTTATGTGCGAGACCTGCTGAAAGatcaacaaagaaaataaaaagcattttGCATCCagatctattataa